A single window of Sulfitobacter sp. JL08 DNA harbors:
- a CDS encoding mechanosensitive ion channel family protein, which produces MEPQSNPVTPQLDVPMDLSQVLMPVWMDVVAFFQGLITPGWRQNQLLIIVGLFALAYLLRIVTEPMVENWARSREGWPKWRLRTLVQIRRRLVLIYFAIGAWFVFLTMQQLTWPSRSYMIGLVATLVTVWLFIAFAARVVRNRSLRRLLIWGLWIYATLHYLAVTDEVFTFLDSIAVEFGNFRLSVLTLITALVIVGALFTAARILSNLIAGSIRRNEDISPSMQVLGIKAVQAALYAIAFFAAIEAVGFDLTGLAVLSGAIGVGIGFGLQKVVSNLVSGVIILLDKSIKPGDVISLGETFGWINSLGARYVSVVTRDGREYLIPNEDLITGQVVNWSHSNEFVRLDIYFGTSYGCDPHEVRKIAIKAAEDVPRVLISPNKPVCHIVGFGDSSVDYILRFWISDPTSGLTNVRGNVYLSLWDAFQANNISIPFPQREVRLLGDDDKAVAKALD; this is translated from the coding sequence ATGGAGCCGCAAAGCAATCCTGTTACACCACAGCTTGATGTTCCGATGGACCTCAGTCAGGTTCTGATGCCTGTCTGGATGGACGTCGTTGCCTTTTTTCAGGGTCTGATTACGCCGGGATGGCGGCAAAACCAGCTTCTGATCATTGTTGGCCTGTTTGCGCTGGCCTATCTGCTGAGGATCGTCACCGAACCCATGGTCGAAAATTGGGCGCGCAGCCGTGAAGGTTGGCCCAAATGGCGTTTGCGTACACTGGTTCAGATCCGGCGGCGTCTGGTCCTGATCTATTTCGCGATCGGTGCATGGTTCGTTTTTCTGACAATGCAGCAACTGACATGGCCGTCGCGCAGTTACATGATTGGCCTTGTCGCCACTCTGGTCACAGTCTGGCTGTTCATTGCATTTGCCGCCCGGGTGGTGCGCAACCGTTCACTGCGGCGTTTGCTGATCTGGGGCCTGTGGATTTATGCCACGCTGCATTATCTGGCCGTGACCGACGAAGTGTTCACCTTTCTGGACAGCATCGCCGTAGAATTCGGCAATTTCCGTTTGTCAGTTCTGACGCTGATCACAGCTCTTGTGATCGTGGGCGCGCTGTTCACCGCCGCGCGCATTCTTTCCAACCTGATCGCCGGTTCGATCCGCCGCAACGAAGATATTTCGCCTTCAATGCAGGTTTTGGGCATCAAGGCGGTTCAGGCCGCCCTGTACGCGATCGCGTTTTTTGCCGCAATCGAAGCGGTTGGTTTTGATCTGACCGGGTTGGCCGTGCTGTCGGGTGCCATAGGTGTTGGTATCGGTTTTGGCCTGCAAAAGGTGGTTTCGAACCTTGTATCGGGTGTCATCATCCTGCTGGATAAGTCGATCAAACCGGGCGATGTGATATCGCTGGGCGAAACCTTTGGCTGGATCAACTCGCTGGGCGCGCGTTATGTATCGGTTGTAACCCGCGACGGGCGCGAATACCTGATCCCGAACGAAGACCTGATCACCGGGCAGGTGGTCAACTGGTCCCATTCCAACGAATTTGTCCGCCTGGATATCTATTTCGGCACGTCTTACGGCTGTGACCCGCATGAGGTGCGCAAGATCGCAATCAAGGCGGCAGAAGACGTGCCGCGTGTGTTGATTTCTCCGAACAAGCCTGTGTGCCACATCGTCGGATTTGGCGACAGCAGCGTCGATTATATCCTGCGGTTCTGGATCAGTGACCCGACATCGGGCCTGACGAATGTGCGTGGCAATGTGTATCTGTCGCTCTGGGATGCATTCCAGGCCAATAACATCTCGATCCCGTTCCCCCAACGCGAGGTGCGCTTGCTGGGGGATGATGACAAGGCTGTCGCCAAAGCCTTGGATTAA
- the leuD gene encoding 3-isopropylmalate dehydratase small subunit gives MDKFTTLTGIAAPMPLINIDTDMIIPKQFLKTIKRSGLGVNLFDEMRYDDNGGEIADFVLNKPQYREAEILVAGDNFGCGSSREHAPWAIKDFGIRCVIAPSFADIFYNNCFKNGILPIALPQEQVDVLMKDAEKGANARMDIDLQAQTVTTSDGEVFHFEVDAFKKHCLMEGLDDIGLTLAKAAAIDTFEAQASTQRPWV, from the coding sequence ATGGACAAATTCACCACCCTGACGGGCATTGCAGCGCCAATGCCGCTGATCAATATCGACACCGATATGATCATCCCGAAACAGTTTCTGAAAACCATCAAACGGTCCGGCCTGGGCGTAAACCTGTTTGATGAAATGCGCTATGACGACAATGGCGGCGAAATTGCAGATTTTGTACTGAACAAACCGCAATATCGCGAGGCAGAAATTCTGGTGGCGGGCGATAATTTCGGTTGCGGTTCTTCGCGCGAACATGCGCCATGGGCCATCAAGGATTTCGGCATCCGCTGCGTTATCGCGCCCAGCTTTGCAGATATCTTTTACAACAACTGCTTCAAGAACGGCATTCTGCCCATCGCCCTGCCGCAAGAGCAGGTGGATGTTCTGATGAAAGACGCCGAAAAAGGTGCAAACGCGCGGATGGACATTGATCTGCAAGCGCAGACTGTCACCACGTCCGACGGCGAGGTGTTCCATTTCGAAGTGGATGCCTTCAAGAAACACTGCCTGATGGAAGGTCTGGATGATATCGGCCTGACACTGGCCAAGGCCGCCGCCATCGACACGTTCGAGGCACAGGCCAGCACCCAGCGCCCCTGGGTCTAG
- a CDS encoding isopropylmalate isomerase yields the protein MYLNDMTLVFDLDDRARLRERFFGATRTVWARA from the coding sequence ATGTATCTGAACGATATGACACTGGTATTCGATCTGGATGACCGCGCGCGCCTGCGCGAACGCTTTTTCGGGGCGACCCGCACGGTTTGGGCGCGGGCCTGA
- the rlmH gene encoding 23S rRNA (pseudouridine(1915)-N(3))-methyltransferase RlmH has protein sequence MRVQICAVGRLRTGPERALIDDYLTRFDRTGRALALGPAAVIEVDDRKGGGMQGEAALLRRAMPAGALICTLDERGTVMSSPEFAAKLGQWRDGGRSDLSFVIGGADGIDPELRKDAGFSLSFGKMVWPHMLVRVMLAEQLYRAASILSGGPYHRE, from the coding sequence ATGCGGGTGCAGATTTGCGCAGTCGGGCGGCTGCGCACGGGCCCCGAACGCGCCCTGATCGATGATTACCTGACCCGGTTCGACCGCACGGGTCGCGCTTTGGCGCTGGGGCCTGCTGCGGTGATCGAAGTGGACGATCGCAAAGGGGGCGGTATGCAGGGAGAAGCCGCCTTGCTGCGCCGCGCAATGCCTGCCGGCGCGTTGATATGCACGCTGGATGAACGCGGCACAGTCATGTCATCCCCCGAATTCGCCGCCAAACTGGGCCAGTGGCGTGATGGCGGGCGCAGCGATCTGTCCTTTGTGATTGGCGGGGCAGACGGGATCGATCCCGAATTGCGCAAGGATGCCGGTTTCAGCCTGTCCTTTGGCAAAATGGTGTGGCCGCACATGCTGGTGCGGGTCATGTTGGCAGAGCAGCTCTACCGGGCTGCATCCATTCTGTCGGGTGGGCCCTATCACCGGGAATAA
- a CDS encoding HdeD family acid-resistance protein: MKIWVKWLILGIISVAFGIFVLANPVAASIAVTTLAGIMFVLSGGFQIWAGLSEEGTMAKVLGIALGVLMILLGGSLLFHPLEGVISLALLVGILFGASGVSRLITAFQMRETPFFWMMLISGGISVLLAGYVFANFSALALSLLGILLGIELLMNGASLIALAFFLRTAKGAVRDKLEQRFTK, from the coding sequence ATGAAAATTTGGGTTAAATGGCTGATCCTCGGGATCATTTCGGTTGCCTTCGGTATCTTTGTACTGGCCAATCCTGTGGCTGCTTCTATCGCCGTGACCACGCTGGCCGGCATCATGTTCGTCTTGTCCGGTGGTTTCCAGATCTGGGCCGGCCTGTCCGAAGAAGGCACGATGGCCAAAGTACTGGGCATCGCACTGGGCGTGCTCATGATCCTGCTGGGCGGCTCGTTGCTGTTCCATCCTCTGGAAGGCGTTATTTCGCTGGCCCTGCTGGTTGGCATTCTGTTCGGGGCAAGCGGTGTGTCGCGTCTGATCACCGCATTTCAGATGCGCGAAACGCCATTCTTCTGGATGATGCTGATATCCGGCGGAATTTCCGTTCTGCTGGCTGGATATGTCTTCGCCAATTTCTCGGCTCTTGCACTTAGCCTTCTGGGCATTTTGCTGGGAATCGAACTGCTGATGAACGGTGCCAGCCTGATCGCGCTTGCTTTCTTTTTGCGCACCGCCAAGGGCGCAGTGCGGGACAAGCTGGAACAGCGTTTCACCAAGTAA
- a CDS encoding endonuclease/exonuclease/phosphatase family protein yields MAASLPIRADPLRVATFNTELGRDGPGLLLRDIARGDDPQIAAAAQVIAHIDADIILLQGIDYDLDALALNAFADIVARAGAPYPVRFALRPNRGIQTGLDMDGDGLTGGPGDAQGFGDFSGAGGMAILSRLPVQMNGVKDYSDVLWRDLPDALLPTIDGTAFPSAEAQALQRLSSSGHWVVPFTLPDGQSLTILAFHAAPPVFDGPEDRNGRRNHDEIKFWQHYLEGAFGLPATARFVLMGDANLDPLDSDGRHIAMRGLLNDPRFQDPQPAGAGGRMLANADHAGDPALDTADWDDPDPGNLRVDYVLPSSDWTVFDAGVFWPLPSHALAQSVATASRHRIVWVDLSLD; encoded by the coding sequence ATGGCCGCCTCTTTGCCGATCCGTGCGGATCCGCTGCGTGTGGCCACTTTCAACACCGAACTGGGTCGTGACGGTCCGGGCTTGCTGCTTCGCGATATCGCGCGCGGCGATGACCCGCAAATCGCCGCTGCTGCACAGGTCATCGCGCATATCGACGCCGATATCATTCTGTTGCAGGGTATTGATTACGATCTGGACGCGCTGGCGCTGAACGCCTTTGCCGATATCGTGGCCCGGGCAGGTGCGCCCTATCCCGTTCGTTTTGCGCTGCGACCCAATCGCGGAATACAGACCGGTCTGGATATGGATGGTGATGGCCTTACCGGCGGGCCGGGCGACGCGCAGGGATTTGGCGATTTTTCGGGCGCAGGAGGCATGGCGATCCTGTCGCGGCTTCCGGTACAGATGAACGGTGTAAAGGATTATTCCGATGTTCTGTGGCGTGACCTGCCGGATGCATTGTTGCCCACAATAGACGGCACCGCGTTTCCCAGTGCCGAGGCGCAGGCGCTGCAACGGCTGTCGTCCTCCGGGCATTGGGTTGTGCCGTTCACGCTGCCCGACGGGCAGAGCCTGACCATTCTGGCCTTTCACGCCGCGCCGCCGGTATTTGACGGGCCAGAAGACCGGAACGGCCGCCGCAACCATGACGAAATCAAATTCTGGCAGCATTATCTGGAAGGTGCTTTTGGCCTGCCCGCAACGGCGCGGTTTGTTCTGATGGGCGATGCCAATCTTGATCCGCTGGACAGCGACGGGCGCCACATTGCAATGCGCGGGCTATTGAATGATCCCCGGTTTCAGGATCCGCAACCCGCAGGCGCAGGCGGACGGATGCTGGCGAATGCGGATCATGCGGGTGATCCTGCCCTTGATACAGCCGACTGGGACGATCCCGATCCCGGAAACCTGCGGGTTGATTATGTTCTGCCCTCGTCCGATTGGACGGTTTTTGATGCCGGCGTGTTCTGGCCTCTGCCATCGCACGCACTGGCGCAATCCGTAGCAACAGCCAGCCGCCACCGCATCGTCTGGGTTGATCTTTCACTGGATTGA
- a CDS encoding DUF599 domain-containing protein produces the protein MTWTDRFALFSTLDIVALVLLFAVWAGIDWMIEHPRARHPSVSTLMAGFRREWMVQMVGRDPRIFDAQIVASMRQGTSFFASTCMIAIGGGLALIGNAERVAGLANELTLETDPTFVWEVKLLLMLLFVTNSFLKFVWSHRLFGYCSVLIAAVPNDPKDPDAFPRASQAAEISITAARGFNKGLRSIYFGLASAAWLLGTIPLMVATVLTFLVLWRREFASRSRSILLANTTRTQT, from the coding sequence ATGACATGGACAGACCGCTTTGCCCTTTTTTCAACGCTGGATATCGTTGCGCTGGTGTTGCTTTTCGCGGTGTGGGCAGGTATCGACTGGATGATCGAGCATCCGCGGGCGCGTCACCCGTCGGTTTCCACACTCATGGCCGGTTTCAGGCGGGAGTGGATGGTGCAGATGGTTGGGCGCGATCCGCGGATATTTGATGCCCAGATCGTCGCAAGCATGCGACAGGGTACATCGTTTTTTGCCTCGACCTGCATGATTGCGATTGGTGGCGGTCTGGCGTTGATTGGCAATGCCGAACGCGTCGCGGGACTGGCAAACGAGTTGACCCTGGAAACCGATCCGACATTTGTCTGGGAGGTCAAGCTGCTGCTCATGCTGCTTTTTGTGACGAATTCCTTTCTGAAATTCGTGTGGTCGCACCGGTTGTTCGGGTATTGTTCGGTTCTGATCGCGGCGGTGCCGAACGATCCAAAAGACCCGGATGCCTTTCCGCGCGCATCACAGGCCGCAGAAATCAGCATCACCGCCGCGCGCGGCTTTAACAAGGGCTTGCGGTCGATCTATTTCGGATTGGCCAGCGCGGCGTGGCTGTTGGGCACGATCCCGTTGATGGTCGCCACTGTGTTGACTTTTCTGGTGCTGTGGCGGCGCGAATTTGCGTCCAGATCGCGCAGTATTCTGCTGGCAAATACAACCCGCACACAGACGTGA
- a CDS encoding acetylornithine deacetylase/succinyl-diaminopimelate desuccinylase family protein, translated as MPDPRPSLFDRIDARRDDLIALTQDLIRIPTLNPPGENYRAICDYLDRRLSASGFEIQLIRASGTPGDSTRYPRWNIVARRDGTQQGECVHFNSHTDVVEVGHGWSMDPFGGDLVDGRIYGRGACDMKGGLAASIIAAEAFLELHTDFCGAIEISGTADEESGGYGGVAYLAEQGFFNPDRVQHVIIPEPLNKDRICLGHRGGWWAEIETKGEIAHGSMPFLGDCAVRHMGAVLREFEDKLFPAMASRRTEMPVVPDGARQSTMNINSIHGGQKEQDADFTGLPAHCVPDSCRIVIDRRFLVEEPLDQVRAEVTALLEGLRATRADFDFELTELNSVLPSMTDRDAPVVATVAAAIHDVMGKMPKYVASPGTYDQKHIDRIGKLKNCIAYGPGILELAHKPDEYIGVDDMIDSAKVMAHSLVSLLVR; from the coding sequence ATGCCTGACCCCCGCCCTTCCCTGTTCGACCGGATTGACGCCAGGCGCGATGACCTGATCGCGCTGACACAGGATCTGATCCGCATCCCGACGCTCAATCCGCCGGGTGAAAACTATCGCGCGATCTGCGATTATCTCGACAGGCGATTGTCTGCATCGGGCTTTGAAATCCAACTGATCCGCGCCTCCGGCACACCCGGTGACAGCACCCGCTATCCGCGCTGGAACATCGTTGCGCGGCGCGATGGCACGCAACAGGGCGAGTGTGTGCATTTCAACAGTCATACAGACGTGGTCGAAGTCGGCCACGGCTGGAGCATGGACCCGTTCGGCGGTGATCTGGTTGATGGCAGGATTTACGGGCGTGGTGCCTGTGACATGAAAGGCGGGCTGGCCGCGTCCATAATCGCAGCCGAAGCGTTTCTGGAACTGCATACCGATTTTTGCGGCGCGATCGAGATTTCAGGCACGGCGGACGAAGAATCAGGCGGGTACGGAGGTGTCGCCTATCTGGCGGAACAGGGTTTTTTCAACCCCGACCGGGTGCAGCACGTGATCATCCCCGAACCACTGAACAAGGATCGCATCTGTCTGGGGCATCGCGGTGGCTGGTGGGCTGAAATTGAAACCAAGGGCGAGATAGCGCATGGCTCCATGCCGTTTCTGGGCGATTGCGCGGTGCGGCACATGGGGGCGGTTCTGCGTGAATTCGAAGACAAACTTTTTCCGGCGATGGCGTCGCGGCGTACCGAAATGCCTGTGGTGCCCGATGGTGCGCGCCAGTCGACCATGAACATCAATTCCATTCACGGCGGGCAAAAGGAACAGGACGCGGATTTTACCGGATTGCCCGCCCATTGCGTGCCCGACAGTTGCCGCATCGTGATCGATCGGCGGTTTCTGGTCGAAGAACCGCTGGATCAGGTTCGTGCCGAGGTTACTGCCCTGCTGGAGGGATTGCGGGCCACGCGCGCCGATTTCGATTTTGAGCTGACCGAGCTGAATTCGGTTCTGCCATCAATGACAGACCGCGACGCGCCGGTCGTGGCAACCGTTGCCGCTGCGATTCACGATGTGATGGGCAAAATGCCAAAGTATGTGGCCAGCCCCGGCACCTATGATCAAAAGCATATCGACCGGATCGGCAAGCTGAAGAACTGCATTGCCTATGGTCCCGGGATTCTGGAACTGGCGCACAAACCCGACGAATACATTGGGGTCGATGACATGATCGACAGCGCCAAGGTGATGGCACACAGTCTGGTTAGTCTGTTGGTGCGATAG
- a CDS encoding CaiB/BaiF CoA transferase family protein — protein sequence MTPPRGPDHYCLEQGAHMLDRNGPLKGLRVVEMAGLGPAPFACMMLADMGAQVVRIARPGQKPLFGMAQKHNLYDRSRQTVTLDLRAPDDHASACALIERAEVLIEGFRPGVMERLDLGPDAMQVRNPALVFGRMTGWGQDGPLADRAGHDLTYMAISGVLWSIGPEGLPPPPPQNIIADLAGGGMMLVSGVLAAVLHARSTGQGQVVDACMSDGAALMMVLQYGLKAAGLWDDTKRGGNVLNGGAAYYRCYETQDGGYVALGPIEPQFFAILLEHLGCAGNPLFADQYAPDAQGPMQAELARIFLTKPRDAWRDILERVDACCAPVLSMDTAPNHPHNVARATFVDTDGILQPGPAPRFSATPSDLPTHGDAGQTSVNAVLAHWS from the coding sequence TTGACCCCGCCGCGCGGGCCGGATCATTACTGTCTGGAACAGGGGGCGCACATGCTGGATCGGAACGGCCCGTTGAAAGGGCTGCGCGTGGTGGAAATGGCAGGGCTTGGGCCTGCCCCGTTTGCGTGCATGATGCTGGCGGATATGGGCGCGCAGGTAGTGCGGATCGCGCGACCGGGGCAAAAGCCGCTGTTCGGAATGGCGCAGAAACACAATCTGTATGATCGTTCGCGCCAAACCGTAACGCTGGATCTGCGCGCGCCGGACGATCATGCCAGCGCCTGCGCCCTGATCGAACGGGCCGAGGTTCTGATCGAAGGGTTCCGCCCCGGCGTGATGGAACGGCTGGATCTGGGGCCGGACGCGATGCAGGTACGCAATCCGGCACTGGTTTTCGGGCGCATGACCGGATGGGGACAGGATGGCCCGCTCGCTGATCGCGCGGGGCACGATCTGACCTATATGGCCATTTCGGGCGTGCTCTGGTCGATCGGGCCCGAAGGGCTGCCGCCACCCCCGCCGCAGAATATCATCGCCGATCTGGCTGGCGGCGGCATGATGTTGGTGTCCGGAGTTCTGGCGGCCGTTCTCCATGCGCGCAGCACCGGGCAGGGGCAGGTCGTTGATGCCTGTATGTCGGACGGGGCCGCGCTGATGATGGTTCTGCAATACGGTCTCAAGGCGGCGGGATTGTGGGATGATACCAAACGGGGCGGCAATGTGTTGAACGGCGGCGCGGCCTACTACCGGTGTTACGAAACGCAGGATGGCGGCTATGTCGCGCTTGGCCCGATTGAACCGCAGTTTTTCGCGATTCTGCTGGAGCATCTGGGTTGCGCCGGAAATCCTTTGTTTGCGGATCAGTATGCCCCGGACGCACAAGGCCCGATGCAGGCTGAACTGGCCCGCATTTTCCTGACAAAGCCGCGTGATGCATGGCGTGACATTCTGGAACGGGTTGATGCCTGTTGCGCCCCTGTCCTGTCGATGGACACGGCACCGAACCATCCCCACAACGTCGCGCGCGCCACCTTTGTCGATACCGATGGCATTCTGCAACCGGGTCCCGCGCCGCGTTTTTCGGCAACCCCCTCTGATCTGCCCACACATGGCGATGCCGGACAGACCAGCGTGAACGCGGTTCTGGCGCACTGGTCCTGA
- the rsfS gene encoding ribosome silencing factor → MAAQAQPSSEELLARILTLLEEDKAEDIVQIDLRGKTAIGDFMVICSGRSTRQVSSIAEKLVNSLKQEFGRLSKIEGKDIGDWVLIDTGDVIVHVFRPEVREFYQLEKMWMPAAAAASTN, encoded by the coding sequence ATGGCCGCCCAAGCCCAGCCAAGCAGTGAAGAACTGCTGGCACGCATCCTAACCTTACTTGAAGAAGACAAAGCCGAAGACATCGTGCAGATTGACCTGCGCGGTAAAACGGCCATTGGCGACTTCATGGTTATCTGTTCCGGTCGTTCGACCCGTCAGGTGTCATCCATTGCTGAAAAGCTGGTGAATTCCCTCAAGCAGGAATTTGGCCGGCTTAGCAAGATCGAAGGCAAGGACATCGGCGATTGGGTGCTGATCGATACAGGCGATGTGATTGTGCATGTGTTCCGTCCCGAAGTTCGGGAATTCTATCAGCTGGAAAAAATGTGGATGCCGGCAGCCGCCGCTGCGTCCACCAACTAA
- the leuC gene encoding 3-isopropylmalate dehydratase large subunit yields MSPKTLYDKIWDAHLAHEADDGTCLLYIDRHLVHEVTSPQAFEGLRMAGRTVRAPDKTIAVPDHNVPTTLDRAKGIENPESKIQVEALDKNAKDFGIHYYPVSDIRQGIVHIVGPEQGWTLPGMTVVCGDSHTATHGAFGALAHGIGTSEVEHVLATQTLIQKKSKNMKVEITGELRPGVTAKDITMAVIGATGTAGGTGYVIEYCGEAIRGLSMEGRMTVCNMAIEGGARAGLIAPDQKTFDYCMGRPHAPKGAQWEAALAWWKTLYSDDDAHWDKVLTIKGEDIAPLVTWGTSPEDVLPITASVPSPSDFKGGKVGAVERSLEYMGLTAGTPLSEVAIDTVFIGSCTNGRIEDLRAAAAILKGKKIKDGLRAMVVPGSGLVRAQAEEEGLADIFKEAGFEWRLAGCSMCLAMNPDQLSPGERCAATSNRNFEGRQGRGGRTHLMSPAMAAAAAITGRLTDVRELM; encoded by the coding sequence ATGTCCCCCAAGACACTTTACGATAAAATCTGGGATGCGCATCTGGCCCACGAAGCTGATGACGGAACCTGCCTGCTGTATATAGACCGCCATCTGGTTCACGAAGTAACCAGCCCGCAGGCCTTTGAAGGGCTGCGTATGGCAGGACGTACTGTTCGCGCGCCGGACAAGACCATTGCCGTGCCCGATCACAATGTGCCCACGACGCTGGACCGTGCCAAAGGCATCGAAAACCCTGAAAGCAAAATTCAGGTCGAGGCTCTGGACAAGAACGCCAAGGATTTCGGAATTCATTATTATCCGGTTTCCGATATCCGGCAGGGCATTGTGCACATTGTCGGGCCGGAACAGGGATGGACGTTGCCCGGAATGACAGTGGTGTGCGGCGACAGCCACACAGCGACGCATGGCGCGTTTGGTGCGCTGGCCCATGGCATCGGCACATCCGAGGTTGAACATGTTCTGGCCACGCAAACCCTGATCCAGAAGAAATCCAAGAACATGAAGGTTGAAATCACCGGCGAACTGCGCCCGGGTGTGACGGCCAAGGACATCACAATGGCTGTGATCGGGGCCACCGGAACGGCTGGCGGCACCGGGTATGTGATCGAATATTGCGGCGAGGCGATCCGCGGCCTGAGCATGGAAGGCCGAATGACGGTCTGCAACATGGCGATCGAAGGCGGCGCGCGTGCCGGACTGATCGCACCGGACCAAAAGACATTTGATTACTGCATGGGGCGCCCGCACGCCCCGAAAGGTGCCCAGTGGGAAGCCGCGCTGGCATGGTGGAAAACACTGTATTCGGACGATGACGCCCATTGGGACAAGGTTTTGACCATCAAGGGCGAAGATATCGCCCCCCTTGTCACGTGGGGCACATCGCCCGAAGACGTGCTGCCCATCACCGCATCCGTTCCCTCGCCGTCTGATTTCAAGGGCGGCAAGGTCGGCGCGGTTGAACGTTCGTTGGAATATATGGGCCTGACAGCGGGAACCCCCCTGTCCGAGGTCGCGATTGATACCGTGTTTATCGGGTCGTGCACCAATGGCCGTATCGAAGATCTGCGCGCCGCTGCCGCAATTCTGAAGGGAAAGAAAATCAAAGACGGTCTGCGGGCAATGGTTGTTCCCGGATCGGGCCTTGTGCGCGCCCAGGCCGAAGAAGAAGGGCTGGCCGATATCTTCAAAGAGGCCGGCTTTGAATGGCGCCTTGCGGGATGTTCCATGTGTCTGGCGATGAACCCGGATCAATTGTCACCCGGCGAACGCTGTGCGGCGACATCCAATCGCAATTTCGAAGGCCGTCAGGGGCGCGGAGGACGGACGCATCTGATGTCACCCGCCATGGCCGCCGCCGCCGCCATCACAGGACGGCTGACAGATGTGCGAGAGTTGATGTAA
- the leuB gene encoding 3-isopropylmalate dehydrogenase: MTNPSLLILAGDGIGPEVMAQVARVIDWYGDKRGLKFDVSEDLVGGAAYDAHGTPLHDDTMARAQEVDAVLLGAVGGPKYDALDFSVKPERGLLRLRKEMDLFSNLRPAQCFDALADFSSLKRDVVAGLDIMIVRELTSGVYFGEPRGIFKEGNERVGINTQRYTESEIDRVARSAFELARRRSNKVCSMEKANVMESGILWRDVVTEVHAKDYSDVELSHMYADAGAMQLCRWPKQFDVILTDNLFGDILSDTAAMLTGSLGMLPSASLGAPMANGRPKALYEPVHGSAPDITGKGLANPIACILSFAMALRYSFDQGDEASRLESAIESVLTQGVRTADLMQSDTDAKPASTTEMGDAILAALDASL, encoded by the coding sequence ATGACAAACCCTTCCCTTCTTATCCTCGCCGGTGACGGTATCGGCCCCGAAGTCATGGCACAGGTTGCCCGCGTGATCGACTGGTACGGCGACAAGCGTGGCCTGAAATTCGACGTCAGCGAAGATCTTGTGGGTGGCGCAGCATATGATGCGCACGGCACCCCGCTGCATGACGACACGATGGCGCGTGCGCAAGAGGTGGATGCGGTTCTGTTGGGCGCGGTTGGCGGGCCGAAATATGACGCGCTGGATTTCAGTGTAAAGCCCGAGCGCGGACTGTTGCGGTTGCGCAAGGAAATGGATCTGTTTTCCAACCTGCGCCCGGCCCAGTGCTTTGATGCTCTGGCCGATTTTTCGTCGCTGAAACGCGATGTTGTCGCCGGGCTGGATATCATGATCGTGCGCGAACTGACGTCAGGCGTCTATTTCGGAGAGCCGCGCGGCATCTTCAAGGAAGGCAATGAACGCGTTGGCATCAACACCCAGCGCTATACCGAGTCCGAGATCGACCGCGTTGCACGTTCGGCTTTCGAACTGGCGCGCCGGCGGTCGAACAAGGTCTGTTCGATGGAAAAGGCAAACGTGATGGAAAGCGGCATTCTCTGGCGCGACGTTGTGACCGAAGTCCATGCCAAGGATTACAGCGATGTCGAACTCAGCCACATGTACGCTGACGCCGGCGCGATGCAACTGTGCCGCTGGCCCAAGCAATTCGACGTGATCCTGACCGACAATCTGTTCGGTGATATCCTGTCCGATACGGCCGCCATGCTGACCGGCAGCCTTGGCATGTTGCCCTCTGCCTCGCTCGGCGCACCGATGGCCAATGGGCGGCCCAAGGCACTTTACGAACCGGTGCACGGGTCCGCACCCGACATCACCGGCAAGGGGCTGGCCAACCCGATCGCATGTATCCTCAGCTTTGCCATGGCTTTGCGTTATTCCTTTGATCAGGGGGACGAGGCCAGCCGCCTGGAATCCGCCATTGAAAGCGTTCTGACACAAGGTGTACGCACCGCCGATCTGATGCAGTCCGATACCGATGCGAAACCGGCCAGCACGACGGAAATGGGCGATGCGATTCTGGCGGCACTTGACGCCAGCCTGTGA